From a single Populus nigra chromosome 18, ddPopNigr1.1, whole genome shotgun sequence genomic region:
- the LOC133678792 gene encoding rust resistance kinase Lr10-like — protein sequence MDLSVVCLLMLVLVCHGAGHNETFQEAKCKKHGPAIRFPFRLDKQPVHCGYDPRFVLSCNERNETLLQLPTSVTLHIKKIDYKSRLIIAADPDNCLPRQLRNFSLSKSPFKFAEQYQHDYALFNCTSKHGDFDGQIPCLGAPGYDIYAYSSNRFLGYTDLTSCTKMYNVTSIPSEMIRGDNILQLNWSEPAACVGCEQQGKFCGWKNNSTLETECYEKPKSKKGKIRKIECAVATVGSVLVLLVLFAAYRVYSSDKAAKNNQKRIENFLADYKALKPARYTYADIKRITDEFKDKLGQGAYGTVFKGKLSDEIFVAVKILNNSTGNGEEFINEVATMGKIHHVNVIRLVGYCADGFRRALVYDYLPNESLEKFVSSEHGETSSLSWERLQDIALGMAKGIEYLHQGCDQRILHFDIKPHNILLDDHFNPKISDFGLAKLCSKDQSAVSMTTARGTMGYIAPEVFSRNFGHVSYKSDVYSFGMVLLEMVGGRKTIDDKVENSNQIYFPEWVYNSLDKGEELRIRIEKEGDAQIAKKLTLVGLWCIQWHPVDRPSMNTVVQMLEGEGDKLTMPPSPFASAGPGRMHANMPGRPHYQALEVISETE from the exons ATGGATCTCTCTGTAGTTTGCTTGTTGATGCTGGTCCTTGTATGTCATGGAGCTGGCCATAACGAAACGTTCCAAGAAGCAAAGTGTAAGAAGCATGGTCCGGCCATAAGATTTCCATTCAGACTCGACAAGCAGCCAGTTCACTGTGGCTATGATCCTCGGTTTGTTCTATCTTGCAATGAAAGGAACGAAACATTGTTGCAGCTACCAACTTCTGTGACGCTCCACATCAAGAAAATTGACTATAAATCACGGTTAATCATTGCAGCTGATCCAGATAACTGTCTCCCAAGACAGCTTAGAAACTTCAGTTTATCTAAATCTCCTTTCAAATTTGCGGAACAGTACCAGCATGATTATGCCCTTTTCAACTGTACATCAAAGCATGGAGATTTTGATGGGCAGATACCTTGCCTTGGTGCTCCTGGATATGATATCTATGCCTATAGTTCTAATAGATTCCTCGGTTATACAGACCTGACTTCTTGTACCAAGATGTATAATGTTACATCAATTCCATCGGAAATGATTCGCGGTGATAATATTCTTCAGTTGAACTGGTCAGAACCAGCAGCATGTGTAGGTTGTGAACAACAAGGCAAGTTCTGCGGGTGGAAGAATAACAGTACGCTTGAAACTGAATGCTATGAGAAGCCTAAATCAAAGAAAG GCAAAATAAGGAAGATAGAGTGTGCGG TTGCAACCGTGGGTTCGGTTCTTGTATTACTGGTATTGTTCGCAGCCTACCGCGTCTACAGCTCTGATAAAGCAGCGAAAAACAATCAGAAAAGGATTGAAAACTTTCTGGCAGATTATAAAGCTCTCAAGCCCGCAAGATACACGTATGCTGACATTAAAAGGATTACGGATGAGTTCAAGGACAAGCTGGGTCAGGGAGCATATGGAACTGTGTTTAAAGGAAAGCTTTCTGATGAGATCTTTGTTGCTGTGAAGATCCTGAACAACTCAACAGGAAACGGAGAAGAGTTCATCAATGAAGTGGCAACAATGGGAAAGATCCATCACGTCAATGTTATACGCCTAGTTGGTTACTGTGCTGATGGATTTCGAAGAGCTCTGGTCTATGATTACCTGCCAAATGAATCATTAGAGAAATTTGTATCTTCAGAACATGGCGAAACATCCAGTCTTAGCTGGGAGAGGCTCCAGGATATTGCTCTTGGCATGGCTAAAGGCATCGAATATCTTCACCAAGGTTGTGATCAGCGAATCCTTCATTTCGACATCAAACCTCATAACATCTTGTTAGATGACCATTTCAATCCAAAGATTTCTGATTTTGGTCTAGCAAAGCTGTGCTCCAAGGATCAGAGTGCCGTGTCCATGACTACAGCTCGAGGAACCATGGGGTATATTGCACCTGAAGTTTTCTCTAGGAACTTTGGGCATGTTTCCTATAAGTCTGATGTTTATAGTTTTGGAATGGTGTTGCTTGAAATGGTCGGAGGGAGGAAGACTATCGATGATAAGGTAGAGAACAGCAACCAAATCTACTTCCCAGAATGGGTCTACAACAGCCTGGATAAAGGAGAAGAGCTGAGAATCAGAATTGAAAAGGAGGGGGACGCGCAAATCGCAAAGAAGCTGACTCTTGTTGGACTATGGTGCATTCAGTGGCACCCCGTGGATCGTCCGTCCATGAATACTGTCGTGCAAATGTTGGAAGGAGAAGGAGACAAGTTAACAATGCCTCCTAGCCCTTTTGCTTCTGCAGGTCCTGGAAGAATGCATGCAAATATGCCAGGGAGACCTCATTATCAAGCGTTGGAAGTGATCTCTGAAACAGAGTAG